The Flammeovirga pectinis genomic interval TAATACAATTTCTTTAAAAAGAAACTAATTCTATTTGATATTATTTATTGTTTAAACTTACAATAGATAAACTATCAGAGTCAGTTCGTTGTAAAATTGATGGTGTAACTTGTAATTTTTTCTAAAAGATTTATTAATGAGAACATAAAAAAAGTTGAACTGTTTAGTAATTTAGGTATCCCATTTAGCTTTCACATTATTGAGTTTTTTGAATGAAAATACCAAACTAAAACGATCTAGAATACCACCAATATCTGGTAGATTATGTTGATTTTAAAATAGGTGAATACACTATTAAATTTTATTCTTCTTAATTTCCTCCATGTGTAATGGAAGTGTTTTATAATATTCTTCGAGATCCCATTCAATATCAAAATACAAAAGATATTTTCCGAGTGAATCTAAACCCTTTTTTGCCTGCATACATTCACTTCTTCAGGGTCAATTCTAGTCTGATTATATAGAATACTGAAGTACTAAAAACGGTATACTATTTCCTTTAAAACCTATTTCTTCAGAGCCTAACTAACCCTACTTATCTATATTTTCACAAACCAATAAAGCATTTAATGAGTCTGAATTTTGCAACTTTTTTAATGCCGAAGGAAATTCTGAAGTTAAATCTAATGTAAGAAATCAAAGTACTTTAATAATTAATTTAAATTCAAATACTATAAATTAGACTAAAGAAAATTAAAATATGAGTAACCCAAAAGTACTAGATTGTTCTAAATAGAAACCAATAGACAACCCAGTATCACGAATTATTATAAAACTTAACCTGAAAATTATTTTGAATAACATGAATAACCAATCAAAGTACATAGCACCTTATCACGCAGTATGTATTACCTCGAATTATGAGTTTGTAAGTTCGAGAAAAGAAATGATTCCAATAATTGATAGATTAGAATTAGATATTAAGGTTGCTATCAACTTTGCAAATACAAAATTACCTGTAAAACTAGTTCTTTTATCTGAATGTGTAATCCAAGGTTTTCCAGATGAGCTCCAGGATATGGACCCGTTAAAGTATCTTGAAAATATAGCTATACATATTGATGGACCTGAAATTGAAAGATTCAAAACTATAGCTAAAGAAAATGCTATATATCTTGCAGCTGGTTTTAGAACTGTGAAACCTGAATTTCCAGGTAGATATTTCAATGAAGCAATTTTATTTAATCCTAAAGGTGAAATAGAATTACAACATTATAAACATTCGGTTTTGTTTCCTACGGAACATTCAGCAACTCCACACGATGTATTAGATCAATGGATTGATTTATATGGAGATAATTTGGATTCTTTTTTCCCTGTTGCAGACACTGAAATAGGAAAAATAGGCCTTTGCTTGGCTATGGGAGGTTCATATCCAGAATATATAAGGGGTATGGCAATGAATGGTACTGAAGTATTATGTAGAATGGGGACTCCTCATCCATTTGATGGTGCTTTCAAAATTCAGAATCAAGCTCATGCTTTAAATAACACACTTTTCGTTGTGGGAGCTGAAGTAAGTACAGGTACAGTAGTTCCTAATAGCTCACCTGTGGGTATGGCAAATGGTAATTCACACGTAGTTAAATACGATGGTAGCATCATCTCTGAATCTTTAGGTGGTCAAGGCGATTATTTTCTTGCAGGTGAAATTGATGTAGAATCTTTAAGAGAATTTCGTATATCTTCTATGGTAGCAAATTGGACAAAAGATTTAAAAACAGAAATAATTCGTAAAATATATGAGAAGCAGATACTGCCTCCTAATATGTATAAAGACGAAACTCCATACAACACAAAAGGATATATTAAGAATGTCCTGAAAAAACAAGTTGAATTGATGATAGAAAGAGGTGTTTATACTCCGCCATCTAGTTCAGGTTGGAGAGATAGAATAATAGGAGCAAATCTTGAATAAAAATAAGTATAATTAAATTTAAACCTTACATTCTTTCAATAACTGTGTAAGGTTTAAAACTAAAGGATTAGGCTAACTTTATAGTCTAATCCTTTAGTTTTATATGCATTTTTGATATTGTCACTGCACTAAGAATTGATTTACCATTTCCATTAAAATGTTTTTTTGGTCATTAAACACTTCGTGACCACAGAAAGGGATATTTGCAAAATCGGCATCTTTGATTAATTCAGATAATTCAAACGATGATTGCTTACTGCATAAATGGTCATTATCTCCACGAATTATTAAGGTTGGGCAGTTTATATTTTGTACTGTTTCATCTGGGTGACCCGTTGATGTTTCATCAATCCACATTTTGACCATAGCCTTGGTTAGTTTATCAAAATCTGGATCAACGTTTAGATTTTGATACTGTTCATACGTTTCTGGAAACCTTTCTTTCCATTTTTCAGTTGTTATCGCTTCTAAAAAAGATTTTGAGTTTGCCAGTGATTTTGAATGCCAACTAGAACCAATAACTATTAATTTATCTACTTTTAATGAATTGGAACTCGTTAACCTCAAGGCAGAAATCCCCCCATCACTAAACCCTAAAATCACAGGGTTTACTAAATTTAATTGTTTAATAATTACTTCAATGTCCTTTTCAATACGAGCATATGTTAGTGCCTTATTTCCTAAAGTTGATTTACCTTGACCTCTACTATCAATTCCAATAATACGGTATTCATTTTTGAGTAACGGGATAATTCCATTAAAATCTTCTATGTTTCCAAATCCTCCATGAAGAAATAATAAAGGCTGCTTTTGAGGGGTTCCAATTTCTTCAAAATATATTTTAGCAGAATCAATTTCTATAAATGTATCTGATTGATGAGTGAATTTCATTTTTCTAAGAGCTAATTTTTAATTACTAAAACACCTACTATATGTGCTTTTAGGGTTATAATTAAATATACTGCTTTCTTTTAAAATGAGGTAACTGAATGGTAAGATTCATCTGATAGATTACCAACTATTATAAATCTCAATGATTTTCAATTTCGATTTAGAAACAAAAAATAAATCATGTACAATCCTGCTATTTTATGTATTTCTTAATGGTTTTAGATAGTGTTTATTCTTCGGATTATCTCTTTTAAAGAGTCTTGTGCTTCTTTCATTACAGGAAGAAAAGGCCAAATATGTGGCATGTTTTTCCCTTCAATAACTTCAAGATTTACATTAGCATTCTTCATCTTTAATTCGGCCAATTTTGTATCCGAATACATAATGTCGTTTTGAGAAAGAAACAAGATTGTTTCAGGAAATCCTTCAAAGTCTCCATACAAAGGAGAAATCATAGGGTCTTTCAAATCCATAGTGCCAGCACACATCTTTTTTGCACTCAATACTCCAGCTCTTGAAAGCATTGGGTCTAATTTTTCAAAAGAATCAATTGCTGGATTAGACATACTAGCATCCATTACTGGAGAAACAAGAATTAATTTAGCAGGTAATTCAATTTTATTTATTTTTAAACGCTGAGTTAATGCAGTTGCTAAAGTACCCCCAACGGAATCTCCGATAATAGCAATATGGTTTGGTTGATAATTCTTTAGTGCTTTAGAATATATTGCGTCAATATTTTCAGAGATTTTAGCTATCTGATTTTCTGGTGCTTTTGGATAATCACACATCCAAATTGTATAGTTCGTTCTTTTTGCAATTTCTTTTATTGTATCCCAATGATGTTGTGTAGGACCAGAAATAAATGCTCCTCCATGAATAAAGATTAGCAATTTATCAGCTTTTTCTACACATCCTATTTCTGTAATTAAGGACTCTGACACTTTAAAAGTTTTCAGTATATGTTTCTTGAAAAACCGATCATTTGGTAGCTTAACATCTTCTTTCCTAATCTTTTTGAAATCTATTGGTACCTTACTAAAGTCTCTTTTAATTCCTTTTAATTTTATAACCAAGAGTATGATATAATATGCTAAGCTTTGTTTCATTTTTAAAATTTTGTTTTAGATAATCAACGTGCAAGAGAACATTACCCAAATATGGAGTTTTAGCTGATATAGAGTTATCTATGTAAGGGACTATTTTGAGGTCGATTACTTCAGTCATTAAAGTTAAAAACTTTAATGTTTAGGTATTTCCAGTTTTAATGGTCTACCCTTTAATTTTTCACTTTTGACTAAAATTCTGAATTCTTTCTGTAGTATTGGTGATTAGACCACATTCTCTTCCTCTAAAACTTCCGTGTGTTATTTGTACTATCCAACATTACTTTACAAGGATGTTGGGCACTGTATTTTTTTCAATTATTAATGTTAGGTTCAGCAATTTACTTGAATTAAACCTTTCTTGTCCAAACCTATTTTCCTTATATATATTTATTCCTATTTCTTCATCAGTAATACAACCATCTTCAACGTGAATTTCTCCTACAAAAAAATATTCAATTTGATAATGATTCTCATCCAATTCTAGCTCTTCCAAAGGTTTTGTGAAGTCAATTCCTAAATCCATTGAGTTTCTTTTCATCGCATTCTTAATTTTTTCTATACAGCTATTTTCAATTGCTGTATTAGTGAACTTATAAGCAAGTTGACTATAAGCAAGTCTTGTAGACTCTTTTTCATAGATAAATATTCCTGATGGATGTTCTTTCATAATTATTATTGTAAAAATATTACCGTTT includes:
- a CDS encoding nitrilase-related carbon-nitrogen hydrolase, giving the protein MNNQSKYIAPYHAVCITSNYEFVSSRKEMIPIIDRLELDIKVAINFANTKLPVKLVLLSECVIQGFPDELQDMDPLKYLENIAIHIDGPEIERFKTIAKENAIYLAAGFRTVKPEFPGRYFNEAILFNPKGEIELQHYKHSVLFPTEHSATPHDVLDQWIDLYGDNLDSFFPVADTEIGKIGLCLAMGGSYPEYIRGMAMNGTEVLCRMGTPHPFDGAFKIQNQAHALNNTLFVVGAEVSTGTVVPNSSPVGMANGNSHVVKYDGSIISESLGGQGDYFLAGEIDVESLREFRISSMVANWTKDLKTEIIRKIYEKQILPPNMYKDETPYNTKGYIKNVLKKQVELMIERGVYTPPSSSGWRDRIIGANLE
- a CDS encoding alpha/beta fold hydrolase gives rise to the protein MKFTHQSDTFIEIDSAKIYFEEIGTPQKQPLLFLHGGFGNIEDFNGIIPLLKNEYRIIGIDSRGQGKSTLGNKALTYARIEKDIEVIIKQLNLVNPVILGFSDGGISALRLTSSNSLKVDKLIVIGSSWHSKSLANSKSFLEAITTEKWKERFPETYEQYQNLNVDPDFDKLTKAMVKMWIDETSTGHPDETVQNINCPTLIIRGDNDHLCSKQSSFELSELIKDADFANIPFCGHEVFNDQKNILMEMVNQFLVQ
- a CDS encoding YqiA/YcfP family alpha/beta fold hydrolase is translated as MKQSLAYYIILLVIKLKGIKRDFSKVPIDFKKIRKEDVKLPNDRFFKKHILKTFKVSESLITEIGCVEKADKLLIFIHGGAFISGPTQHHWDTIKEIAKRTNYTIWMCDYPKAPENQIAKISENIDAIYSKALKNYQPNHIAIIGDSVGGTLATALTQRLKINKIELPAKLILVSPVMDASMSNPAIDSFEKLDPMLSRAGVLSAKKMCAGTMDLKDPMISPLYGDFEGFPETILFLSQNDIMYSDTKLAELKMKNANVNLEVIEGKNMPHIWPFLPVMKEAQDSLKEIIRRINTI